A region from the Mucilaginibacter sp. CSA2-8R genome encodes:
- a CDS encoding basic secretory protein-like protein — protein MSKFYFIKSKAQLLFILLAILISACFINNTAQAQYFGQNKVRYKNLKFKVYKTPHFEIYYYMKNDSLLKRFAQESELWYTLHQQVFRDTFRRPNPVILYADHPDFQQTTAIDGEISVGTGGVTEGLKNRVVMPVMETNQTTRHVLGHELVHAFQYHMLLGSDSSGLGNINNLPLWMIEGMAEYLSLGKRDAYTAMWMRDAYLNKDIPTIRDLTESSKYFPYRYGEAFWSYLGSTYGDTIIVPFFKNTARYGLEYGIRRTFGYDDKTLSNLWKNSIINTYKPYLKDTSQIPPGHRIIDNKNSGEMNVAPAVSPDGKYISFLSEKDLFSIDLFLADAQTGKIIRRLTSKTSNTHIDEFNFIESAGAWSPDSKKFAFSIFSGGRNRMLVVSIPSGRVISNIAMGNAEQFGNLTWSPDGNQIAFQGLSNGNSDLYLYNFTTKQVTQLTNDKYSDYQPSFSRDGKHIVFTSDRTTYDATTAQTITFNLAELDLATGKVTDIKVFDGANNMNPQYSADGSQIYFLSNRDGFRNLYRYNKSTGAVEQMTELFTGISGITEFSPALSVSAHDDIIYSYYRSQKYALYNAKASEFKPQVVSSTATNFDAALLPPPKAVGVDLINSNLNNFLSYQRIPADSIQNIAYRPQFKLDYLASSGVGVGVGIGAGSYGAGLSSGIQGVFSDILGRNQIYAGASVNGEIYDFAGQVFYIQQKGRWNFGGGLSHIPYQLATYNVVPTTYSYDANGKTITENAIEERYDIIRIFQDQLSAFTSYPFSKVTRAEFGGGFSRNSYMVTRYSSIYDSNYQFLDFKRRRISNDDYNSDPYNNVGTLRAISLMQVSAALIGDNSFFGIASPLSGFRYRLQAEYDFGSYRFFSPTIDIRKYARIKPVTLAARFNAFGRFGEDTGLYPYYIGYPFLIRGYESQTFYGNNTSASSNGFTISQLSGSRVAVANFEVRLPFTGPEKLSAIKSKFLFTELNLFFDAGLAWNRGNQIKFQKSPDLLGYQQQVDNTGKPVLDDQGKPVLVATYNNNQRVPALSAGISLRVNLFGALILEPYYAIPFNRTDVKKPVFGLNFTPGW, from the coding sequence ATGAGTAAATTTTACTTTATAAAAAGTAAAGCCCAATTACTTTTTATTCTGCTGGCCATTCTCATCAGTGCTTGTTTCATCAATAACACCGCGCAGGCTCAGTATTTTGGCCAAAATAAGGTGCGGTACAAAAACCTCAAGTTTAAAGTTTATAAAACGCCTCACTTTGAGATTTACTATTACATGAAAAACGATAGCCTGCTTAAGCGTTTTGCGCAGGAGAGCGAGTTATGGTATACATTGCATCAGCAGGTTTTTCGTGACACATTTAGGCGGCCTAACCCAGTCATACTATATGCCGACCATCCGGATTTTCAGCAAACCACGGCTATTGATGGCGAAATTAGTGTAGGTACCGGCGGTGTTACAGAAGGTTTAAAAAACCGGGTGGTAATGCCGGTAATGGAAACTAACCAAACTACCCGCCACGTATTAGGGCACGAGTTGGTGCATGCCTTTCAATACCATATGCTGTTAGGAAGCGATTCTTCGGGTTTGGGCAACATTAACAATCTCCCCTTATGGATGATTGAAGGTATGGCCGAATACTTATCGTTAGGTAAACGCGATGCCTACACGGCCATGTGGATGCGCGATGCTTATCTGAATAAAGACATTCCTACCATCCGCGACCTTACCGAGAGCAGCAAATATTTCCCTTACCGTTATGGCGAGGCTTTTTGGTCGTACTTAGGCTCTACTTATGGCGATACGATTATTGTACCCTTCTTTAAAAATACGGCACGTTACGGTTTAGAGTATGGTATACGCCGCACTTTTGGTTATGATGACAAAACACTTTCCAATCTCTGGAAAAACTCTATCATCAATACTTATAAACCTTATTTAAAAGACACCTCGCAAATTCCGCCGGGGCACCGCATTATTGACAACAAAAATTCGGGCGAGATGAACGTGGCTCCGGCAGTAAGCCCCGATGGTAAGTACATTTCCTTCTTGTCCGAAAAAGACTTGTTCTCGATTGACCTTTTCCTGGCTGATGCCCAAACGGGTAAAATCATCAGGCGGCTCACCAGTAAAACATCAAACACGCACATCGACGAATTTAACTTTATCGAGTCGGCCGGTGCCTGGTCTCCGGATAGCAAGAAATTTGCCTTCAGTATTTTTAGTGGCGGCCGCAACCGTATGCTGGTTGTATCTATACCCAGTGGCAGGGTCATCAGCAATATTGCTATGGGCAACGCCGAACAATTTGGTAACTTAACCTGGTCGCCCGATGGCAATCAGATCGCTTTTCAGGGCCTGTCAAACGGTAACAGCGATTTATACCTTTACAACTTTACTACCAAACAGGTTACGCAGCTTACCAACGATAAATACTCCGATTATCAGCCCAGCTTTTCGCGTGATGGTAAGCATATTGTTTTTACCAGCGACCGTACCACTTATGACGCTACGACGGCACAAACCATTACCTTTAATTTAGCCGAGCTTGATTTGGCCACGGGCAAGGTAACCGACATTAAAGTTTTTGATGGTGCCAATAACATGAACCCGCAGTACTCGGCCGACGGCTCGCAGATTTACTTTTTATCTAACCGCGACGGTTTCCGCAACCTGTACCGCTACAACAAAAGCACCGGCGCTGTTGAACAGATGACTGAGTTGTTTACCGGCATATCGGGCATTACCGAGTTTTCGCCGGCTCTGAGCGTTTCGGCACACGATGATATCATTTACTCTTATTACCGGTCTCAAAAGTATGCACTTTACAACGCTAAGGCATCTGAGTTTAAACCACAGGTGGTAAGCAGCACCGCTACTAATTTTGACGCGGCTTTGCTGCCTCCACCAAAGGCCGTAGGTGTAGATTTGATAAATTCTAACCTCAACAACTTCCTGTCGTACCAGCGCATCCCGGCAGATTCGATACAGAACATTGCTTACCGGCCGCAATTTAAACTGGACTATCTGGCCAGCAGCGGTGTGGGTGTAGGTGTTGGTATTGGTGCAGGCAGTTATGGTGCCGGTTTGTCAAGCGGTATACAAGGCGTTTTCAGCGATATTTTAGGCCGAAACCAGATTTATGCAGGTGCATCGGTTAACGGCGAGATTTATGATTTCGCAGGTCAAGTGTTTTATATTCAGCAAAAAGGTCGCTGGAATTTTGGTGGTGGCTTATCGCATATCCCTTACCAGTTAGCTACCTACAATGTAGTACCCACCACTTACAGCTATGATGCCAACGGCAAAACAATTACAGAAAACGCTATAGAAGAAAGGTATGACATCATCCGTATTTTTCAGGACCAGTTGTCGGCCTTTACCTCCTACCCTTTCTCAAAGGTAACCCGGGCCGAATTTGGCGGCGGCTTTTCGCGTAACTCTTACATGGTTACACGGTATAGCAGTATTTACGACTCCAACTACCAATTCCTGGATTTTAAACGTCGTCGCATTTCTAATGATGACTATAATTCCGATCCTTATAATAATGTTGGAACATTACGCGCCATTAGTTTAATGCAAGTGAGTGCCGCGCTAATTGGAGACAATTCATTCTTTGGGATTGCCTCTCCGCTGAGTGGATTCAGGTACCGGTTACAGGCAGAGTATGATTTCGGCTCCTATCGTTTCTTTTCGCCAACCATTGACATACGGAAATACGCACGCATAAAACCGGTTACTTTAGCGGCAAGGTTTAATGCTTTCGGGCGTTTTGGTGAAGATACCGGCTTGTATCCTTATTATATAGGTTACCCCTTTTTAATACGCGGTTACGAAAGCCAGACTTTCTATGGTAACAATACCTCCGCATCATCCAACGGCTTCACCATCAGCCAACTTTCGGGCTCTCGCGTGGCCGTAGCCAACTTTGAGGTTCGCTTACCATTTACCGGTCCCGAAAAATTATCGGCTATTAAATCCAAATTTTTATTTACAGAGTTAAACTTGTTTTTTGATGCCGGCCTGGCATGGAACCGTGGCAATCAAATTAAGTTTCAAAAAAGCCCGGACTTGTTAGGTTACCAACAGCAAGTAGACAATACCGGCAAACCGGTACTTGACGACCAGGGTAAACCTGTCTTGGTAGCTACCTATAACAACAACCAGCGCGTACCGGCATTAAGTGCGGGTATATCACTTAGGGTAAATTTATTCGGCGCTCTAATTTTAGAACCTTACTACGCTATACCATTTAACCGCACCGATGTTAAAAAACCAGTGTTCGGTTTGAATTTCACTCCGGGATGGTAA